One Elephas maximus indicus isolate mEleMax1 chromosome X, mEleMax1 primary haplotype, whole genome shotgun sequence DNA segment encodes these proteins:
- the LOC126068780 gene encoding glutaredoxin-1-like — MAQEFVNSRIQPGKVVVFIKPTCPYCGKTQEILSQLPFKPGLLEFVDITAVTDTSMTQDYLQQLTGARTVPWVFMGKECIGGCSDPTDL; from the coding sequence ATGGCTCAAGAGTTTGTGAACAGCAGAATCCAACCTGGGAAAGTGGTTGTGTTCATCAAGCCCACCTGCCCCTACTGCGGAAAGACCCAAGAGATCCTCTCCCAATTGCCTTTCAAACCAGGGCTCTTGGAATTTGTCGATATCACAGCCGTCACTGACACAAGCATGACTCAAGATTATCTCCAACAGCTCACAGGAGCAAGAACAGTACCTTGGGTTTTTATGGGTAAAGAGTGTATTGGTGGATGCTCTGATCCAACAgatttgtga